In the genome of Pseudomonas putida, one region contains:
- the prpF gene encoding 2-methylaconitate cis-trans isomerase PrpF produces the protein MAHVPQVKIPATYIRGGTSKGVFFRLQDLPERAQQPGPARDALLLRVIGSPDPYGKQIDGMGGATSSTSKTVILARSTRPEHDVDYLFGQVSIDKAFVDWSGNCGNLSAAVGSFAISAGLVDAARIPHNGVATVRIWQANIGKTIIAHVPITEGEVQETGDFELDGVTFPAAEVQLEFLDPAADEDGEGGAMFPTGNLVDDLEVPGVGTFKATLINAGIPTIFVNAADIGYTGTELQDAINGDPAALTRFETIRAYGAVRMGLIEDVDQAAGRQHTPKVAFVAPPVSYTASSGKAVEAGDVDLLVRALSMGKLHHAMMGTAAVAIGTAAAIPGTLVNLAAGGGERSAVRFGHPSGTLRVGAEARKVDGEWTVTKAIMSRSARVLMEGWVRVPGDSF, from the coding sequence ATGGCACATGTACCGCAAGTCAAGATTCCCGCCACGTACATCCGTGGCGGCACCAGCAAGGGCGTGTTCTTCCGCCTGCAAGACCTTCCTGAGCGTGCCCAGCAACCGGGCCCGGCGCGCGATGCGCTGCTGCTACGGGTGATCGGTAGCCCCGACCCTTACGGCAAGCAGATCGACGGTATGGGTGGTGCTACCTCCAGCACCAGCAAGACCGTGATCCTCGCGCGCAGCACTCGCCCTGAGCATGATGTCGACTACCTGTTCGGCCAGGTCTCCATCGACAAGGCGTTCGTCGACTGGAGCGGCAACTGCGGCAACCTGTCCGCCGCCGTCGGCTCCTTCGCCATCAGCGCCGGGCTGGTGGATGCCGCGCGCATCCCGCATAACGGCGTCGCCACTGTGCGTATCTGGCAGGCCAATATCGGCAAGACCATCATCGCCCATGTGCCGATCACCGAAGGTGAGGTGCAGGAAACCGGCGACTTCGAGCTCGACGGGGTGACCTTCCCGGCAGCCGAGGTGCAACTGGAATTTCTCGATCCGGCCGCCGATGAAGACGGCGAGGGTGGCGCGATGTTCCCCACCGGCAATCTGGTGGACGATCTGGAGGTGCCGGGCGTCGGGACCTTCAAGGCGACCTTGATCAATGCCGGGATCCCGACCATCTTCGTCAATGCCGCCGACATTGGTTACACCGGCACTGAGCTGCAGGACGCGATCAACGGCGACCCTGCCGCGTTGACGCGTTTCGAGACCATCCGCGCCTATGGCGCCGTGCGCATGGGCCTGATCGAGGATGTCGACCAGGCGGCGGGACGTCAGCATACGCCGAAGGTCGCCTTCGTCGCGCCACCGGTCTCGTACACCGCGTCCAGTGGCAAGGCCGTCGAGGCGGGCGATGTCGACCTGCTGGTGCGTGCGCTGTCGATGGGCAAGCTGCACCACGCCATGATGGGCACCGCAGCGGTGGCGATCGGCACGGCGGCGGCTATCCCTGGCACGCTGGTCAACCTTGCCGCTGGCGGCGGTGAGCGCAGTGCCGTGCGTTTCGGCCATCCCTCCGGGACCTTGCGGGTGGGAGCAGAGGCGCGCAAGGTGGACGGTGAATGGACCGTGACCAAAGCGATCATGAGCCGCAGTGCTCGCGTGTTGATGGAGGGCTGGGTGCGCGTGCCTGGCGATAGCTTCTAA
- the prpD gene encoding 2-methylcitrate dehydratase, which translates to MSANVDLNDRPDYDRVLQTIADYVLDYQVESAEALDTARNCLMDTLGCGLLALRFPECTKHLGPLVEGTVVPQGARVPGTCYRLDPVKAAWDIGCIVRWLDYNDTWLAAEWAHPSDNLGGILAVADHLSQKRVANGEPPLTMRTVLEAMIMAHEVQGVLALENAFNRVGLDHVVLVKVASTAVCAKLMGANRAQLLSALSHAFVDGQALRTYRHAPNAGSRKSWAAGDASSRGVRLADIALRGEMGVPGVLTAPQWGFYDVSFSHTNKDLALKPADQRTLRLSQAFGSYVMENVLFKISFPAEFHAQTACEAAVTLHPQVRNRLHEVDRIVIGTNESAIRIISKVGPLANAADRDHCLQYMTAVPLIFGNLVAEHYEDAFHAAHPSIDRLREKMEVVEEPRFSREYLEADKRSIANSLQVFFKDGTHTAQVVVEYPIGHRRRRGEGIPLLEAKFRENLATRFVRQRCDEIFALCKDQSRLEGTAVQRFVDLFVI; encoded by the coding sequence ATGAGCGCCAACGTAGACCTCAACGACCGCCCGGACTACGACCGGGTCCTGCAGACCATCGCCGACTACGTGCTCGATTACCAGGTCGAGTCGGCCGAAGCCCTGGACACCGCCCGCAACTGCCTGATGGACACCCTGGGCTGTGGCTTGCTGGCGTTGCGTTTTCCCGAGTGCACCAAGCACCTTGGCCCGTTGGTCGAGGGTACAGTCGTTCCCCAGGGGGCGCGGGTGCCCGGTACCTGTTATCGGCTGGATCCGGTAAAGGCCGCCTGGGACATCGGCTGTATCGTGCGCTGGCTGGATTACAACGACACCTGGCTGGCCGCCGAGTGGGCTCATCCCTCTGACAACTTGGGCGGCATTCTTGCGGTCGCCGACCATCTTTCGCAAAAACGTGTGGCCAATGGCGAGCCGCCACTGACCATGCGCACTGTGCTCGAAGCCATGATCATGGCCCATGAGGTCCAGGGGGTGCTGGCCCTGGAAAATGCCTTCAACCGCGTCGGTCTCGATCATGTGGTGCTGGTCAAGGTCGCCTCCACGGCGGTGTGCGCCAAACTCATGGGTGCCAATCGGGCGCAGTTGCTCTCGGCCTTGTCCCATGCCTTCGTCGATGGCCAGGCGCTGCGCACCTACCGTCATGCGCCCAATGCGGGCTCACGTAAGTCCTGGGCGGCGGGCGATGCCTCCAGCCGAGGTGTGCGCCTGGCCGACATCGCCCTGCGTGGCGAGATGGGGGTGCCAGGTGTACTGACGGCGCCGCAATGGGGGTTCTACGATGTCTCGTTCAGCCATACCAACAAGGACCTGGCGCTCAAGCCTGCCGACCAGCGCACGTTGCGCCTGTCGCAAGCCTTTGGCAGCTATGTGATGGAGAATGTGCTGTTCAAGATCAGCTTCCCGGCGGAGTTCCACGCGCAGACGGCCTGCGAGGCGGCAGTGACCTTGCACCCACAGGTGCGCAATCGCCTGCACGAAGTCGATCGCATCGTCATCGGCACCAATGAGTCGGCGATCCGCATCATCTCCAAGGTCGGGCCATTGGCCAATGCTGCTGACCGCGATCATTGCCTGCAGTACATGACGGCGGTGCCGCTGATCTTCGGCAATCTGGTGGCCGAGCACTACGAGGATGCGTTTCATGCCGCTCACCCCAGCATCGATCGTTTGCGCGAGAAAATGGAAGTGGTCGAGGAGCCGCGTTTCAGCCGTGAATACCTGGAGGCCGACAAACGCTCGATTGCCAATAGCCTGCAAGTGTTCTTCAAGGATGGGACCCATACCGCGCAGGTAGTGGTGGAGTACCCGATCGGTCATCGGCGGCGGCGCGGGGAGGGGATACCGCTTTTGGAAGCCAAGTTCAGGGAGAACTTGGCGACGCGCTTCGTGCGCCAGCGCTGTGATGAGATCTTTGCCTTGTGCAAGGATCAGTCGAGGCTAGAAGGCACGGCGGTGCAGCGGTTTGTCGACCTCTTTGTGATTTGA
- the acnB gene encoding bifunctional aconitate hydratase 2/2-methylisocitrate dehydratase: protein MLEAYRKHIEERAALGIVPQPLNAEQTAGLVELLKNPPAGEEAFLVDLITNRVPPGVDEAAYVKAAFLSAIAKGEAKSPLIDRKHATELLGTMQGGYNIETLVALLDDAELGAVAAEQLKHTLLMFDAFHDVAEKAKAGNVHAKAVLDSWAAGEWFTARPAIAEKYTLTVFKVPGETNTDDLSPAPDAWSRPDIPLHALAMLKMARDGIEPEQPGSVGPLKQIEAVKAKGFPVAYVGDVVGTGSSRKSATNSVLWFFGDDIPYVPNKRAGGFCFGTKIAPIFYNTMEDAGALPIEFDCTNLAMGDVIDVYPFKGEVRRHGSDELVTTFELKTEVLLDEVRAGGRIPLIVGRGLTEKARAELGLGASDLFKKPEQPADSGKGFTLAQKMVGRACGLPEGQGVRPGAYCEPKMTTVGSQDTTGPMTRDELKDLACLGFSADLVMQSFCHTAAYPKPIDVNTHHTLPDFIRTRGGVSLRPGDGIIHSWLNRMLLPDTVGTGGDSHTRFPIGISFPAGSGLVAFAAATGVMPLDMPESVLVRFKGKLQPGITLRDLVHAIPYYAIQQGLLTVEKKGKKNIFSGRILEIEGLNELTVEQAFELSDASAERSAAGCTIKLPEESIAEYLKSNITLLRWMISEGYGDARTLERRAQAMEAWLAKPQLLAADADAEYAAVIEIDLADVKEPVLCAPNDPDDARLLSTVAGDKIDEVFIGSCMTNIGHFRAAGKLLDKVKGGIPTRLWLAPPTKMDAHQLTEEGYYGIYGKAGARMEMPGCSLCMGNQARVQTGSTVVSTSTRNFPNRLGDATNVYLASAELAAVASIIGKLPTVEEYLQYAKDIDSMAADVYRYLSFDQIAEFREAAANAKIPVVQA, encoded by the coding sequence GTGCTTGAAGCCTACCGCAAACACATCGAAGAGCGTGCCGCCCTGGGCATCGTCCCCCAGCCGCTTAACGCCGAACAAACTGCAGGCCTGGTCGAGCTGCTGAAAAACCCGCCGGCCGGCGAAGAAGCCTTCCTCGTAGACCTGATCACCAACCGCGTTCCCCCAGGAGTCGACGAAGCCGCCTACGTCAAGGCCGCTTTCCTCTCCGCCATCGCCAAGGGCGAAGCCAAGTCCCCGCTGATCGACCGCAAGCATGCCACCGAGCTGCTGGGCACCATGCAAGGCGGCTACAACATCGAGACGCTGGTCGCGCTGCTGGATGACGCCGAACTGGGCGCCGTCGCGGCCGAACAGCTCAAGCACACCCTGCTGATGTTCGATGCCTTCCACGACGTGGCTGAAAAAGCCAAGGCCGGCAACGTTCACGCCAAGGCCGTCCTGGACTCCTGGGCTGCTGGCGAGTGGTTCACCGCCCGCCCGGCAATCGCCGAAAAGTACACCCTGACCGTGTTCAAGGTGCCTGGTGAAACCAACACCGACGACCTGTCCCCTGCCCCGGACGCCTGGTCGCGCCCTGACATCCCGCTGCACGCCCTGGCCATGCTGAAAATGGCCCGTGACGGCATCGAGCCGGAGCAACCTGGCTCCGTCGGCCCGCTCAAGCAGATCGAAGCGGTCAAGGCCAAAGGCTTCCCGGTCGCCTACGTCGGTGACGTGGTCGGTACCGGTTCCTCGCGTAAATCGGCCACCAACTCGGTGCTGTGGTTCTTCGGCGACGACATCCCGTACGTACCGAACAAGCGCGCCGGTGGCTTCTGCTTCGGCACCAAGATCGCCCCGATCTTCTACAACACCATGGAAGACGCCGGCGCCCTGCCGATCGAATTCGACTGCACCAACCTGGCCATGGGCGACGTCATCGACGTCTACCCGTTCAAGGGTGAAGTGCGCCGTCATGGCAGCGACGAGCTGGTCACCACCTTCGAGCTGAAAACCGAAGTCCTGCTGGACGAAGTCCGCGCTGGCGGCCGTATCCCGCTGATCGTCGGCCGTGGTCTGACCGAAAAAGCCCGTGCCGAACTGGGCCTGGGTGCTTCGGACCTGTTCAAGAAGCCAGAGCAGCCTGCCGACTCCGGCAAGGGCTTCACCCTGGCGCAGAAGATGGTCGGTCGCGCCTGCGGCCTGCCGGAAGGCCAGGGCGTGCGCCCAGGCGCCTACTGCGAGCCGAAGATGACCACCGTCGGCTCCCAGGACACCACTGGCCCGATGACCCGCGACGAGCTCAAAGACCTCGCCTGCCTGGGCTTCTCCGCCGACCTGGTCATGCAGTCGTTCTGCCACACCGCAGCCTATCCGAAGCCGATCGACGTCAACACCCACCACACCCTGCCGGATTTCATCCGCACCCGTGGCGGCGTGTCCCTGCGCCCAGGCGACGGCATCATCCACAGCTGGCTGAACCGCATGCTGCTGCCTGACACCGTCGGCACCGGTGGCGACTCGCACACCCGCTTCCCGATCGGCATTTCCTTCCCGGCCGGTTCCGGTCTGGTCGCCTTCGCCGCTGCTACCGGCGTCATGCCGCTGGACATGCCGGAGTCGGTACTGGTTCGCTTCAAGGGCAAGCTGCAGCCTGGCATCACCCTGCGCGACCTGGTCCATGCCATTCCTTACTACGCCATCCAGCAAGGCCTGCTGACTGTCGAGAAGAAGGGCAAGAAGAACATCTTCTCCGGCCGCATCCTGGAGATCGAAGGCCTCAACGAGCTGACCGTCGAACAAGCCTTCGAGCTGTCCGACGCCTCGGCCGAGCGTTCCGCCGCCGGTTGCACCATCAAGCTGCCGGAAGAGTCGATCGCCGAGTACCTGAAGTCCAACATCACCCTGCTGCGCTGGATGATCAGCGAAGGCTACGGTGACGCCCGCACCCTGGAGCGCCGCGCCCAGGCGATGGAAGCCTGGCTGGCCAAGCCTCAGCTGCTGGCTGCCGACGCCGACGCCGAATACGCCGCCGTCATCGAGATCGACCTGGCCGACGTCAAGGAGCCTGTGCTCTGCGCGCCGAACGACCCGGACGACGCCCGTCTGCTGTCGACCGTTGCCGGCGACAAGATCGACGAAGTGTTCATCGGTTCGTGCATGACCAACATCGGCCACTTCCGCGCTGCCGGTAAGCTGCTGGACAAGGTCAAAGGTGGCATTCCAACCCGTCTGTGGCTGGCCCCGCCAACCAAGATGGACGCCCATCAGCTGACCGAAGAAGGCTACTACGGCATCTACGGCAAAGCCGGTGCGCGCATGGAAATGCCAGGCTGCTCGCTGTGCATGGGTAACCAGGCTCGCGTACAGACCGGTTCGACCGTGGTCTCCACCTCGACCCGTAACTTCCCGAACCGCCTGGGCGACGCCACCAACGTCTACCTGGCTTCGGCCGAACTGGCCGCGGTTGCCTCGATCATCGGCAAGCTGCCGACCGTCGAAGAGTACCTGCAGTACGCCAAGGACATCGACAGCATGGCTGCCGACGTCTACCGCTACCTGAGCTTCGACCAGATCGCCGAGTTCCGCGAAGCGGCGGCCAACGCCAAGATCCCAGTGGTCCAGGCGTAA
- a CDS encoding DUF1289 domain-containing protein — protein MSNQSIKTPCVGLCSTVYGDLVCRGCKRFHHEVIHWNSYDEDEKRAVWQRLEQLLVQVMMAKLEVFDKARLRQQLEQRSIRFLAHQSEYCWAYQLIARGARMIRDLEAYGMALLPEFRDWELPQLRDAIDREFFLLSEAHYQRYIAPSFLKQALG, from the coding sequence ATGTCCAACCAGTCCATCAAAACCCCTTGCGTAGGGCTCTGCTCCACGGTCTATGGCGACCTGGTGTGCCGGGGCTGCAAGCGCTTCCACCACGAAGTGATCCACTGGAACAGCTACGACGAGGACGAAAAACGTGCCGTCTGGCAGCGCCTGGAGCAACTGCTGGTGCAGGTGATGATGGCCAAGCTGGAAGTGTTCGACAAAGCACGCCTGCGCCAGCAACTGGAGCAGCGTTCGATTCGTTTTCTGGCGCACCAGTCCGAATATTGCTGGGCCTATCAGTTGATCGCCCGAGGCGCGCGCATGATCCGGGATCTGGAAGCTTATGGCATGGCCCTGCTTCCTGAGTTTCGCGACTGGGAACTGCCGCAGCTGCGTGACGCCATCGACCGGGAGTTCTTTCTGCTTTCCGAGGCGCACTATCAACGCTATATCGCGCCGTCCTTTCTCAAGCAGGCGCTGGGCTAG
- the queD gene encoding 6-carboxytetrahydropterin synthase QueD, giving the protein MEIFKEFTFESAHRLPNVPTGHKCGRLHGHSFKVGLHLTGPLDPHTGWIRDFAEIKAIFKPIYEQLDHNYLNDIPGLENPTSEVIAKWIWDQVKPLLPELSKVRIHETCTSGCEYSGD; this is encoded by the coding sequence GTGGAAATCTTCAAGGAATTTACATTCGAATCGGCCCACCGCCTGCCCAACGTTCCCACCGGGCACAAATGCGGTCGCCTGCACGGCCACTCGTTCAAGGTCGGTCTGCACCTGACCGGCCCGCTCGACCCTCACACCGGCTGGATCCGCGACTTCGCCGAGATCAAGGCGATCTTCAAGCCAATCTACGAGCAGTTGGACCACAACTACCTGAACGACATTCCGGGCCTTGAGAACCCCACCAGTGAGGTGATCGCCAAGTGGATCTGGGACCAGGTCAAGCCTCTGCTGCCGGAGCTGTCGAAGGTCCGTATCCACGAAACCTGCACCAGCGGCTGCGAGTACAGCGGCGACTGA
- a CDS encoding PepSY domain-containing protein produces the protein MKTLTALFTAAALAFGANAAFAKEVQPDEVVKLVNAKTIKSLDELKAAAVAKHPGATVTDSELENEYGRYIYKVELRDTQNVEWDVDLDAKTGEVLKDERDN, from the coding sequence ATGAAAACTTTGACTGCCCTGTTCACTGCCGCCGCCCTCGCTTTCGGTGCCAATGCAGCCTTCGCCAAGGAAGTGCAACCTGATGAAGTGGTGAAGTTGGTCAACGCCAAGACCATCAAGTCCCTGGACGAGCTCAAGGCTGCCGCCGTGGCCAAGCACCCAGGCGCCACCGTGACCGATTCGGAGCTGGAAAACGAATACGGCCGCTACATCTACAAGGTCGAGCTGCGCGATACCCAGAACGTCGAGTGGGACGTGGACCTGGACGCCAAGACCGGTGAAGTCCTCAAGGACGAACGAGACAACTGA
- a CDS encoding PepSY domain-containing protein translates to MRELPRTARYLALALMAACSLAGARDLDQDEALELRQKGIILPLEHLLESALGRYPGARLLEAELEEKHDRYAYEVELLTPAGVVREIKLDARTGELLKDEEDD, encoded by the coding sequence ATGCGTGAACTCCCGCGAACGGCGCGCTACCTGGCCCTGGCCCTGATGGCCGCCTGTTCGCTGGCAGGTGCCCGTGACCTAGACCAGGATGAAGCCCTCGAGCTGCGCCAGAAGGGCATCATCCTACCGTTGGAACACCTGCTCGAATCCGCCCTGGGACGCTATCCCGGGGCGCGTTTGCTGGAGGCGGAGCTCGAGGAAAAACACGACCGTTACGCGTACGAGGTCGAGTTGCTGACCCCGGCTGGCGTGGTCCGCGAGATCAAGCTCGACGCGCGTACCGGTGAGCTGCTCAAAGACGAGGAAGACGACTGA
- a CDS encoding response regulator transcription factor, which produces MRLLLVEDNVPLADELIAGLQRQGYAVDWLADGRDAVYQGQSEPYDLIILDLGLPGLPGLEVLGQWRAANLATPVLILTARGSWAERIEGLKTGADDYLTKPFHPEELQLRIQSLLRRARGLANQPTLEAAGLHLDEGRQCVTREGVDIQLTAAEFRLLRYFMLHPQQVLSKSHLAEHLYDGETERDSNVLEVHVNHLRRKLGRSVIETRRGQGYVYAGSAA; this is translated from the coding sequence ATGCGCCTGCTGCTTGTCGAGGACAATGTCCCTCTGGCCGATGAATTGATCGCCGGCCTGCAGCGCCAGGGATATGCCGTGGACTGGCTGGCCGATGGCCGTGATGCGGTGTACCAGGGCCAGAGCGAGCCTTACGACCTGATCATCCTTGACCTGGGGCTGCCCGGCCTGCCAGGGCTCGAGGTGTTGGGCCAGTGGCGCGCCGCCAACCTGGCCACGCCGGTGCTGATTCTCACCGCGCGTGGCTCCTGGGCCGAACGGATCGAAGGGCTCAAGACCGGAGCCGATGACTACCTGACCAAACCTTTCCACCCCGAGGAGCTGCAATTGCGTATTCAATCGCTGTTGCGTCGTGCCCGGGGCTTGGCCAACCAGCCGACGCTGGAAGCCGCTGGTCTGCATCTAGATGAAGGCCGTCAATGCGTGACCCGCGAAGGCGTCGATATCCAGCTGACGGCCGCGGAGTTTCGTCTGCTGCGCTATTTCATGCTGCACCCGCAGCAGGTGTTGTCCAAGAGCCACCTGGCCGAGCACTTGTACGATGGTGAGACCGAGCGTGACTCCAACGTGCTTGAGGTGCACGTCAACCACCTGCGCCGCAAGCTCGGCCGCAGCGTGATCGAGACGCGGCGCGGCCAGGGTTACGTGTATGCCGGGAGCGCGGCGTGA
- a CDS encoding sensor histidine kinase, with protein sequence MRSIQARLSLGLVAVLVVVGLALAQLSLWLFEVGLQRYLEAGLRKESENLLVALVRGPSGLQLDERRISAAYQRPFSGYYFRIDFDQGTWRSRSLWDLDMPKPAVPGLEDGLELGPEGQQLLTLRADYRRLGQDISISVAQDYSPVRDGFRRMQQIGLGMGLAALVLVLVLQRLTVTRSLRPLERARQQIAQLQQGQRSQLDAQVPSELQPLVDQINHLLAHTEDSLRRSRNALGNLGHALKTPLAVLLSLAASERLKDMPEVRDQLREQLGQIQQRLARELNRARLAGDALPGAQFDCDAELPGLLGTLGMIHGEGLLLERDVPAGLLLPWDREDLLELLGNLLDNACKWADSEVRLGIAPTVEGYQLWVDDDGPGIPEAARLQVLERGSRLDEQVDGHGLGLGIVRDIVEAWGGTLALLESPLGGLRVSISLPRKGR encoded by the coding sequence GTGAGGTCTATCCAGGCACGCCTGAGCCTTGGCCTGGTGGCCGTGCTGGTGGTGGTTGGGCTGGCCCTGGCCCAACTGAGCCTGTGGCTGTTCGAGGTCGGCTTGCAGCGTTACCTGGAGGCCGGCTTGCGCAAGGAAAGCGAGAACCTGCTGGTGGCCTTGGTGCGCGGCCCGTCGGGATTGCAGTTGGATGAGCGACGCATATCGGCGGCCTATCAGCGCCCGTTTTCGGGCTATTACTTTCGCATCGACTTCGACCAGGGCACGTGGCGCTCACGCTCGCTGTGGGACCTGGACATGCCCAAGCCTGCGGTTCCAGGGCTTGAGGACGGCCTTGAGCTCGGGCCGGAGGGCCAACAATTGCTGACCTTACGTGCCGACTACCGACGCCTGGGCCAGGACATCTCGATCAGCGTGGCGCAGGATTACTCTCCGGTGCGTGACGGCTTTCGTCGTATGCAACAGATTGGTCTTGGCATGGGATTGGCGGCGCTGGTGCTGGTGCTGGTGTTGCAGCGCCTGACCGTGACCCGCTCGCTACGCCCTCTGGAGCGGGCACGCCAGCAGATCGCTCAGTTGCAGCAAGGCCAGCGCTCCCAACTCGACGCCCAGGTACCCAGTGAGTTGCAACCTTTGGTGGACCAGATCAATCACCTGCTGGCGCATACCGAGGATAGCCTGCGCCGCTCGCGTAATGCCTTGGGCAACCTGGGGCATGCCTTGAAAACGCCACTGGCGGTGCTGTTGAGCCTGGCCGCCAGCGAGCGCCTGAAAGACATGCCGGAAGTGCGCGACCAACTGCGCGAGCAGCTCGGGCAGATCCAGCAACGCCTGGCCCGTGAACTCAACCGCGCGCGCCTGGCCGGTGATGCGCTGCCCGGTGCACAGTTCGACTGCGATGCCGAGTTGCCGGGCTTGCTCGGCACCCTGGGCATGATCCATGGCGAAGGGCTGCTGCTCGAGCGCGACGTGCCTGCGGGGCTGTTGTTGCCTTGGGATCGGGAAGACCTGCTGGAGCTGCTTGGCAACTTGCTGGACAACGCCTGCAAATGGGCCGACAGCGAAGTGCGCCTGGGCATCGCGCCGACAGTCGAGGGGTATCAGTTGTGGGTCGACGACGATGGCCCTGGCATTCCCGAGGCGGCGCGCCTGCAGGTTCTGGAGCGAGGTTCGCGGCTGGACGAGCAGGTCGATGGGCATGGCCTGGGCCTTGGCATCGTGCGCGATATCGTCGAGGCGTGGGGCGGCACGCTGGCGCTGTTGGAAAGCCCATTGGGTGGTTTGCGGGTGAGTATCTCGCTGCCACGCAAGGGGCGTTGA
- a CDS encoding HPP family protein, translating into MSASRPESRLQRLLPAPLNIPPKEWLRAGIGALLGLLLAGTLVSMAYGPSVALHLLGPLAASAVLVFAVHSGPLAQPWPVLGSYAVACIVGLLMRHYLGTELWVAATALGLSIVVMCLLRCLHPPGGAVAAGAVLADPGLTALGNHLLEPIVLNALILVAVAVLYNRLTGVRYPKGPLPRKDLHHTHDPLPSERVGVNSEDLDVALEELGEFVDVTRDELERIILATEQHALQRSLGGITAASVMSRDVQFASPATTLEQAWKMLSSHHLKTLPVLEGTRLVGIVSLSDLVGPAMARARFSWRGLLRRPVVRMEQVMSRRVISVSSQHPLDRLLPLLSEQGLHCLPVLEDDKLVGVITQTDLIAGLKRHLLNAAAQRSDNRVPAL; encoded by the coding sequence ATGTCTGCCTCGCGTCCTGAAAGCCGTCTGCAGCGCTTGTTGCCTGCGCCCCTGAACATCCCTCCCAAAGAATGGCTGCGTGCCGGCATTGGCGCTTTGCTGGGCCTGCTGCTCGCCGGGACCCTCGTCAGCATGGCCTACGGTCCCTCGGTCGCCCTGCATCTGCTCGGCCCTCTGGCCGCCTCGGCGGTGCTGGTGTTCGCAGTGCATTCCGGGCCGTTGGCTCAGCCGTGGCCCGTGCTGGGCAGCTATGCCGTGGCCTGCATCGTCGGGCTGTTGATGCGCCATTACCTGGGCACCGAGCTGTGGGTCGCTGCCACCGCGTTGGGCCTGTCGATCGTGGTGATGTGCCTGTTGCGCTGTCTGCATCCGCCAGGTGGCGCGGTAGCGGCAGGGGCGGTGTTGGCCGACCCGGGGCTGACGGCGCTGGGCAATCACCTGCTCGAGCCGATCGTGCTCAATGCCTTGATCCTGGTTGCCGTAGCGGTGCTTTACAATCGCCTGACCGGCGTGCGCTACCCCAAAGGACCCTTGCCGCGCAAGGACCTGCACCACACCCACGACCCGCTGCCCAGCGAGCGGGTAGGGGTGAACAGTGAAGACCTGGATGTCGCCCTGGAAGAGTTGGGCGAGTTCGTCGACGTCACGCGCGATGAGCTCGAGCGCATCATCCTGGCCACCGAGCAGCACGCCCTGCAACGTAGCCTGGGTGGTATCACCGCGGCGTCGGTGATGTCCCGAGACGTGCAGTTCGCCTCGCCGGCCACGACCTTGGAGCAGGCCTGGAAGATGCTCTCCAGCCACCACCTCAAGACCTTGCCGGTACTCGAAGGCACTCGTCTGGTGGGCATCGTCAGCCTCAGTGACCTGGTCGGCCCGGCCATGGCCCGGGCGCGCTTCAGCTGGCGTGGGCTATTGCGTCGCCCCGTGGTGCGTATGGAGCAGGTGATGAGCCGTCGGGTCATCAGCGTCAGCAGCCAGCATCCGCTCGATCGCCTGCTGCCGCTGCTGAGCGAGCAGGGCCTGCACTGCCTGCCGGTGCTCGAGGACGACAAGTTGGTCGGTGTGATCACCCAGACCGATCTGATCGCTGGCCTGAAGCGGCATTTGCTCAATGCTGCCGCGCAACGTTCAGATAATCGGGTCCCAGCGCTGTGA